In Halomonas alkalicola, the following proteins share a genomic window:
- a CDS encoding GNAT family N-acetyltransferase, whose amino-acid sequence MKGIYECPNAYTGTLQLPFPSSDMWEKRFQNIPEHVYAYVAVVDGEVVGNLGFELCTNPRRRHVGTFGMGVKDDVQGLGVGSALLKTVIDLADNWLNLKRIELTVYVDNERAINLYKKFGFVIEGESKAYAFRNGSYVDVYHMARVVAHA is encoded by the coding sequence ATAAAAGGAATTTATGAGTGCCCAAATGCCTACACCGGCACATTACAACTTCCTTTTCCATCCTCAGATATGTGGGAAAAACGTTTCCAGAATATTCCAGAGCATGTTTATGCCTATGTGGCAGTAGTGGACGGTGAAGTAGTAGGTAATTTGGGCTTTGAGCTATGTACCAATCCGCGACGTCGTCACGTCGGTACATTCGGTATGGGCGTCAAAGACGATGTTCAAGGTTTAGGTGTTGGTAGTGCTTTACTGAAAACGGTTATCGATTTAGCGGATAACTGGCTGAATTTGAAACGAATCGAATTGACGGTCTATGTGGATAACGAACGAGCGATTAACTTGTACAAGAAATTCGGCTTTGTAATTGAAGGTGAGTCGAAAGCTTATGCATTCAGAAATGGCAGCTACGTTGACGTTTACCATATGGCTCGCGTTGTGGCACATGCATAA
- a CDS encoding acetyl/propionyl/methylcrotonyl-CoA carboxylase subunit alpha: MTSEVKKFDTLLVANRGEIACRVMRTARAMGLRTVAVYSDADANARHVREADEAVRLGPAAARESYLKVEAVIEAARRTGAGAIHPGYGFLSENGPFVEALEKAGITFVGPPASAIAAMGDKSAAKERMSHAGVPLVPGYHGDDQDDALLKSEADKIGYPVLLKASAGGGGKGMRVVESAAGFQAALDGCRRESQAAFGDQRMLIEKYLTQPRHVEVQVFCDSHGNGVYLFERDCSVQRRHQKVLEEAPAPGMSAELRREMGEAAVRAAREIGYVGAGTVEFLLDADGSFFFMEMNTRLQVEHPVTEMITGQDLVEWQLRVAMGERLPLAQDELTITGHSFEARLYAEDPEQDFLPATGRLDRFALDLVGAGLSSSGKGSNKVRLDSGVESGDVVSMHYDPMLAKLIVHGDDRDQALATLNRALAALDVQGVVTNRAFLQRLATHPAFKGCELDTRFIEKNEATLFATQEITTEAYAAAALIGLKQLARECESDSPWDRHDGFRLNAPHTIRLALCATGQNLTNAQAPDAEGVVIVEGTRETDADPWHLTIGDTTLTARLQHLEGDAVAVTLDGHRRRLQARLGENGVVVMADPSGETCLFWRRIDAIDHGQHEAESTLTAPMHGTVVALLVEPGQKVEKGMPLMVMEAMKMEHTMSAPADGHVASFHFAAGDTVGQGDVLLEFAPEE; this comes from the coding sequence ATGACCTCTGAAGTGAAGAAATTCGATACCCTGCTGGTCGCCAACCGCGGCGAGATCGCCTGCCGGGTGATGCGCACCGCGCGCGCCATGGGCCTGCGCACCGTGGCCGTCTACTCCGACGCCGACGCCAATGCACGCCACGTGCGCGAGGCCGACGAGGCCGTGCGCCTCGGCCCCGCCGCCGCCCGCGAGAGCTACCTCAAGGTCGAGGCGGTGATCGAAGCCGCACGCCGCACCGGCGCCGGCGCCATCCACCCCGGCTACGGCTTCCTCTCCGAGAACGGCCCCTTCGTGGAGGCCCTCGAGAAGGCCGGCATCACCTTCGTCGGCCCGCCCGCCTCGGCCATCGCCGCCATGGGCGACAAGTCCGCCGCCAAGGAGCGCATGTCCCACGCCGGCGTGCCCCTGGTGCCGGGCTACCACGGCGACGACCAGGATGACGCCCTGCTCAAGAGCGAGGCGGACAAGATCGGCTACCCGGTGCTGCTCAAGGCCAGCGCCGGCGGCGGCGGCAAGGGCATGCGCGTGGTGGAATCCGCCGCGGGCTTCCAGGCCGCCCTCGACGGCTGCCGCCGCGAGTCCCAGGCCGCCTTCGGCGACCAGCGCATGCTGATCGAGAAGTACCTGACCCAGCCGCGCCACGTCGAGGTCCAGGTGTTCTGCGACAGCCACGGCAACGGCGTCTATCTCTTCGAGCGCGACTGCTCCGTGCAGCGCCGCCACCAGAAGGTGCTGGAGGAGGCCCCGGCCCCGGGCATGAGCGCCGAGCTGCGCCGCGAGATGGGCGAGGCCGCCGTGCGCGCCGCCCGCGAGATCGGCTACGTGGGCGCGGGCACCGTGGAGTTCCTTCTGGATGCGGACGGCTCCTTCTTCTTTATGGAGATGAACACCCGCCTGCAGGTGGAGCACCCGGTCACCGAGATGATCACCGGCCAGGACCTGGTCGAGTGGCAGCTGCGCGTGGCCATGGGCGAGCGGCTGCCTCTCGCGCAGGATGAGCTGACCATCACCGGCCACAGCTTCGAGGCGCGCCTCTACGCCGAGGACCCGGAGCAGGACTTCCTGCCCGCCACCGGCCGTCTGGACCGCTTCGCCCTGGACCTGGTGGGCGCCGGCCTTAGCTCTTCAGGAAAGGGCTCCAACAAGGTGCGCCTGGACAGCGGCGTGGAGAGCGGCGACGTCGTCTCCATGCACTACGACCCGATGCTCGCCAAGCTGATCGTCCACGGTGACGACCGCGACCAGGCACTCGCCACCCTTAACCGGGCACTCGCGGCGCTGGACGTGCAAGGGGTGGTCACCAACCGCGCCTTCCTGCAGCGCCTGGCCACCCACCCGGCCTTCAAGGGCTGTGAGCTCGACACCCGCTTCATCGAGAAGAACGAAGCGACCCTGTTCGCCACCCAGGAGATCACCACCGAGGCCTACGCCGCCGCGGCGCTGATCGGCCTCAAGCAGCTGGCCCGCGAGTGCGAGAGCGACTCCCCCTGGGATCGCCATGACGGTTTCCGTCTCAACGCACCGCACACCATCCGCCTGGCCCTGTGCGCCACCGGCCAGAACCTTACCAATGCCCAGGCGCCGGACGCCGAAGGCGTGGTGATCGTGGAAGGCACCCGGGAGACCGACGCCGATCCCTGGCACCTGACCATCGGCGACACCACCCTCACCGCCCGCCTGCAGCACCTGGAAGGCGACGCCGTGGCGGTGACCCTCGACGGCCACCGCCGCCGCCTGCAGGCGCGACTGGGCGAGAACGGCGTGGTGGTGATGGCCGACCCGAGCGGCGAGACCTGCCTGTTCTGGCGCCGCATCGACGCCATCGACCACGGCCAGCACGAGGCGGAATCCACCCTCACCGCGCCCATGCACGGCACCGTGGTGGCGCTGCTGGTGGAGCCGGGCCAGAAGGTGGAGAAAGGCATGCCGCTGATGGTCATGGAAGCCATGAAGATGGAGCACACCATGTCCGCCCCCGCCGATGGCCACGTGGCGAGCTTCCACTTCGCCGCCGGCGACACCGTGGGCCAGGGCGACGTGCTGCTCGAATTCGCCCCGGAGGAATAA
- a CDS encoding Txe/YoeB family addiction module toxin → MTWKLVYTKQAQKDAKKLASSGLKPKAQELLALLAEDPYRKPPPFEKLIGDLAGAYSRRINIQHRLVYQVLEDEQVVKVLRLWSHYE, encoded by the coding sequence GTGACATGGAAGTTGGTTTACACCAAGCAAGCCCAGAAAGATGCAAAGAAGTTGGCCTCCAGCGGACTCAAACCAAAAGCCCAGGAACTGTTAGCGCTGCTAGCGGAAGATCCATACCGCAAGCCGCCTCCGTTTGAGAAGCTCATTGGTGATCTTGCGGGGGCCTATTCACGTCGCATCAATATTCAGCATCGTCTTGTCTACCAAGTGCTTGAGGACGAGCAAGTGGTGAAAGTCCTCAGGCTCTGGAGCCACTACGAATGA
- a CDS encoding helix-hairpin-helix domain-containing protein, giving the protein MAFSESEKTALLEVKGVGPTVVKRFEEIGIDSFSELANYEPKEIAERVASMLRTTCWKNSPQALSAVKSAIERARQGL; this is encoded by the coding sequence ATGGCATTCAGTGAATCAGAAAAAACCGCTCTACTCGAAGTGAAGGGTGTGGGGCCTACGGTTGTTAAACGTTTTGAGGAAATAGGTATAGATTCTTTTTCTGAGTTAGCGAACTATGAGCCAAAAGAAATTGCTGAAAGAGTGGCGTCTATGCTCAGAACTACTTGCTGGAAGAATAGTCCTCAGGCCTTGTCGGCGGTCAAGTCTGCAATCGAAAGAGCAAGGCAAGGTCTATAG
- a CDS encoding type II toxin-antitoxin system Phd/YefM family antitoxin: MTGITATEARSNLYRLIDETAESHQPIVIMGKRNKAVLVSEEDWSAIQETLYLLSVPGMRESIREGMDSPVDECDEELDW; encoded by the coding sequence ATGACCGGAATCACAGCAACTGAGGCGCGCAGCAACCTATATCGGTTGATCGACGAGACCGCTGAGTCCCACCAACCAATCGTCATCATGGGTAAGCGGAACAAAGCTGTTCTGGTTTCCGAGGAAGATTGGTCTGCAATTCAGGAGACACTTTACCTGCTCTCCGTACCGGGTATGAGGGAGTCTATTCGTGAGGGGATGGATTCCCCCGTGGATGAATGCGATGAGGAGCTGGACTGGTGA
- a CDS encoding hydroxymethylglutaryl-CoA lyase: protein MAFPKQVRLVEVGPRDGLQNEPEPISTATKLELIDRLGAAGLSYIEAASFVSPKWVPQMADHREVMQNLARLDGVTYAALTPNLKGLEAALECGVEEVAVFGAASEAFSQKNINCSVAESLARFEPVLERAQAAGVRVRGYVSTVLGCPYEGEIAPAKVAEVSKALYEMGCYEISLGDTIGVGTPLKAKRMLEAVSREVPMAQLAAHFHDTYGQALANLYVVLEEGIAVVDSSVAGLGGCPYAKGASGNVASEDVVYLLNGLGIETGIDLDKLADTGTWITQAIGRPNRSKVGVALAAR from the coding sequence ATGGCATTCCCGAAACAGGTTCGCCTGGTCGAGGTCGGTCCCCGCGACGGCCTGCAGAACGAGCCCGAGCCGATCAGCACCGCCACCAAGCTGGAGCTGATCGACCGCCTGGGCGCGGCCGGCCTCTCCTACATCGAGGCGGCCAGCTTCGTCTCGCCCAAGTGGGTGCCGCAGATGGCCGACCACCGCGAGGTGATGCAGAACCTCGCCCGGCTGGATGGCGTCACCTACGCGGCGCTGACCCCCAACCTCAAGGGGCTGGAAGCGGCCCTCGAGTGCGGCGTCGAGGAGGTAGCGGTGTTCGGCGCCGCCTCCGAGGCCTTCTCGCAGAAGAACATCAACTGCTCCGTGGCCGAGTCCCTGGCACGCTTCGAACCGGTGCTGGAGCGCGCCCAGGCCGCCGGCGTGCGGGTGCGCGGCTACGTCTCCACCGTGCTGGGCTGCCCCTACGAGGGCGAGATCGCCCCGGCCAAGGTGGCTGAAGTCTCGAAAGCGCTCTATGAGATGGGCTGCTACGAGATCTCGCTCGGCGACACCATCGGCGTGGGCACACCGCTCAAGGCCAAGCGCATGCTCGAGGCGGTGAGCCGCGAGGTGCCCATGGCCCAGCTCGCCGCCCACTTCCACGACACCTACGGCCAGGCGCTGGCCAACCTCTACGTGGTGCTGGAGGAAGGCATCGCGGTGGTGGACAGCTCCGTCGCCGGCCTCGGCGGCTGCCCCTACGCCAAGGGCGCCTCCGGTAACGTGGCAAGCGAAGACGTGGTCTACCTGCTCAACGGCCTCGGCATCGAGACCGGCATCGATCTCGACAAGCTCGCAGATACTGGCACCTGGATCACCCAGGCCATCGGCCGGCCCAACCGCTCCAAGGTGGGGGTAGCACTAGCGGCCAGGTAA